A region from the Bactrocera dorsalis isolate Fly_Bdor chromosome 1, ASM2337382v1, whole genome shotgun sequence genome encodes:
- the LOC125780336 gene encoding uncharacterized protein LOC125780336 isoform X1 produces the protein MVTLAWIQNKNNKEKFVRTRVNHINEMIPEAEWRYVKSSENPADIASRGTSPKKLLQHSLWWQGPSWLQLNTDHWPKRVEEKIVTTTTITEEKGFFSILQKFSDLGKLIRVMAYEMRFTNKLRRRTITTDYLTVDELQLAKKKVIKIQKNFDFYDEIRQLRNGKVLDRKNKLSTLYPFVDEDGILRVGGRLQNSEIAYNTKHPIILTNCDLSKLIIQEAHKTTLHGGIELMRTHIRNEYWIIRIRSQLKQYVRKCVRCARYNQEVMTQLMGNLPPYRVIPNHPFNNVGVDYAGPLQIPCSKGRGQKSYKGYIAVFVCMTTKAIHLEAVSDLSTEVFLAALRRFFARRGKSTDIYSDNGTNFVVAAKSLDKDLKLAVTNNRVIAPIMEKEGIKWHFIPPASPHFGGIWEAGVKSMKHHLKRIIGDNTLTYEELTTLLTQIEAVLNSRPLYTTGEDYEIDGILTPGHLLIGSPLLSAPEPSQERNLSTLDRWSLLQKMKCQFWKIWKKEYLHTLQQRYKWKQPMNNIKEGQIVLIRNETSHPAKWPMGKITGRHKGSDGMVRVVTIKTQDSTVKRPINKICPLYSEEEEKSVEREKRKKYLEKIGIIDIEMSTWNLVVYYNMEPYFNQIKGIADYIGRLKKQCHLLTNFESSCEIMNSALEKRFKALEMNNDLLLKGDFLRA, from the coding sequence ATGGTTACATTGGCATggattcaaaacaaaaacaacaaagagaaGTTTGTACGCACCAGAGTAAACCATATCAATGAGATGATTCCGGAAGCTGAATGGAGGTACGTGAAATCAAGTGAAAATCCAGCAGATATTGCATCAAGAGGGACATCACCTAAAAAATTACTACAACACAGTTTATGGTGGCAAGGACCATCATGGCTTCAATTAAATACAGATCATTGGCCGAAAagagtagaagaaaaaatagttaCTACAACCACAATAACGGAAGAGAAAGGCTTTTTCTcaatactacaaaaattttcagACCTTGGAAAACTAATTAGAGTGATGGCATACGAGATGCGATTCACAAATAAACTTCGAAGAAGAACGATAACAACAGATTATTTAACAGTAGACGAGCTGCAATTGGCAAAgaagaaagtaattaaaatacaaaaaaattttgatttttatgatGAAATACGACAATTAAGAAACGGCAAGGTGTTGGatagaaaaaacaaattatcaacattATATCCTTTCGTTGATGAAGATGGCATTTTAAGAGTAGGAGGAAGACTGCAAAATTCTGAAATCGCTTATAACACTAAACATCCAATCATACTGACAAATTGTGATTTATCAAAGTTAATCATCCAGGAAGCACACAAAACAACATTACATGGTGGCATTGAATTAATGAGAACACACATCAGAAATGAATACTGGATCATTCGTATAAGGAGTCAACTAAAACAGTATGTGAGGAAGTGTGTACGTTGTGCTCGATATAACCAAGAAGTGATGACACAACTAATGGGAAATTTACCACCATATCGAGTTATACCCAACCATCCATTTAATAATGTCGGAGTGGATTATGCAGGACCGCTTCAAATACCCTGCTCAAAAGGTAGAGGCCAAAAATCATATAAAGGATATATTGCTGTCTTTGTATGCATGACGACAAAAGCAATTCATCTTGAAGCCGTAAGCGATTTATCCACGGAAGTTTTTTTAGCTGCGTTGCGGCGTTTCTTTGCAAGAAGAGGAAAAAGTACCGATATATATTCAGATAATGGTACAAACTTTGTTGTAGCAGCAAAATCTTTGGACAAAGATTTAAAACTAGCTGTTACCAATAACAGAGTTATTGCACCAATAATGGAAAAAGAAGGCATTAAGTGGCATTTTATTCCGCCAGCAAGTCCTCATTTCGGAGGAATCTGGGAAGCAGGTGTTAAATCTATGAAACATCATCTTAAGCGTATCATAGGAGATAACACTCTCACATATGAAGAATTAACTACACTGTTAACACAAATTGAAGCCGTTTTAAATTCACGCCCACTTTATACAACTGGAGAAGATTATGAAATCGACGGTATACTTACTCCAGGGCATTTGTTAATTGGAAGTCCTTTATTGAGTGCGCCAGAACCATCTCAAGAAAGAAATCTTTCGACATTAGATAGATGGAGTcttcttcaaaaaatgaaatgccAATTTTGGAAGATCTGGAAAAAGGAATATCTACATACATTACAACAAAGGTATAAATGGAAGCAACCGATGAACAACATCAAAGAAGGACAAATTGTATTGATAAGAAACGAGACTTCTCATCCAGCTAAATGGCCGATGGGAAAAATTACTGGAAGGCATAAAGGATCTGATGGAATGGTGAGAGTTGTAACCATTAAGACGCAAGATAGCACAGTGAAAAGGcctatcaataaaatatgtccACTTTACTctgaagaagaagagaaaagtgTCGAacgagaaaagagaaaaaaatatctcGAAAAAATTGGTATAATCGATATAGAGATGTCTACGTGGAATTTGGTGGTGTATTACAACATGGAACCTTATTTTAACCAAATAAAAGGAATTGCTGATTACATCGGGAGATTGAAAAAACAGTGTCATCTCCTCACCAACTTCGAATCAAGCTGTGAAATAATGAATTCAGCACTAGAAAAACGGTTCAAGGCGTTAGAGATGAATAATGACCTcttactaaagggtgattttttaagagcttga
- the LOC125780336 gene encoding uncharacterized protein LOC125780336 isoform X2, which translates to MDADDRKELEKDLTNLLDNEKNLKQLIQKQTSVIDSSLNIMKKSQEEVRETFVKMNGQLNLFYSELIKNLNAERMALIYQMMVTQLSMTLTECENIQLSIIKLLIDINHGHLNPQLLRPSQMREEIYKIKNELSPKLTLLGAQTSEILKNVYNLMRGKGTIMNNKVVIKTTIPLFARETSTLYRVIPIPFQHNEEMMIPIIRGSYLIYNFGLDAYNIMQQTELDKCDTSLEKHYTCKGSWPWKPSSDQSCEISVLRGMPTKNCLFKKGNWTSYWIKLQSGNSWLYNIFSNGTIDVECNKSKEFFNIPSKGIMELGEGCTGRYKGVILAAPQQYHTQKLIEAHMNQPIMEINEVPMPQVIAQPQTLTTSLKDIKELQDIVKQLKKENIKLKEIKIHHVTGHI; encoded by the coding sequence ATGGATGCAGATGATCGAAAGGAGTTAGAGAAAGACCTAACTAATTTATTAGACAACGAGAAGaatttaaaacaattgattCAGAAGCAAACGTCTGTCATTGATTCATCGTTGAACATTATGAAAAAATCGCAAGAAGAAGTGCGAGAAACTTTCGTAAAGATGAATGGACAATTGAATTTATTCTActcagaattaataaaaaatctcaACGCCGAAAGGATGGCATTAATTTATCAAATGATGGTAACACAACTCAGTATGACGTTGACAGAATGTGAAAATATACAATTGTCAATCATCAAGCTATTAATTGACATTAACCATGGACATCTAAATCCACAACTTTTACGACCATCTCAAATGCGCgaagaaatatacaaaattaaaaatgagctATCACCAAAGTTGACACTTTTAGGAGCCCAAACAagtgaaatactaaaaaatgtttataatctTATGAGAGGAAAAGGAACCATAATGAATAATAAGGTAGTGATCAAAACAACCATTCCATTATTCGCACGTGAGACGTCAACATTATATAGAGTAATTCCAATTCCGTTTCAACATAATGAAGAAATGATGATACCAATTATTAGAGGAAGCTATCTAATTTACAATTTCGGTTTAGATGCATACAATATAATGCAACAAACAGAATTGGATAAATGTGATACGAGTCTGGAGAAACATTACACATGTAAAGGAAGCTGGCCATGGAAACCATCCTCAGACCAGTCATGCGAAATCTCGGTATTACGTGGCATGCCAACAAAGAACTGTCTTTTCAAAAAGGGTAATTGGACTAGCTATTGGATAAAGCTTCAAAGTGGTAATAGTTGGctttataacatattttcaaatggAACTATAGATGTAGAATGCAACAAATCCAAGGAATTTTTCAACATACCATCGAAAGGAATAATGGAATTAGGGGAAGGATGTACTGGACGTTACAAAGGAGTTATTCTAGCGGCTCCACAACAATATCACACGCAAAAGTTAATTGAGGCACATATGAATCAACCAATAatggaaataaatgaagtaCCTATgcctcaagtaattgctcaaccACAAACTTTAACTACAAGTTTAAAAGATATCAAAGAATTGCAAGACATAGTGAAGCAACTCaagaaagaaaacataaaattaaaagaaataaaaatacatcaTGTTACCGGACACATATAA